From the genome of Pseudomonas hamedanensis:
CAAGCCAGGGGAAGGGTCCATGATGGAGTTTTGCGGGTTCCGTGTGATTCGAAAGTAAGGGGAAAAAGCGCCTGAAAGGCAGGCACAAGTCAGCCAATGTAGCGGCTGACCGGGCAATTGCCTAGTGGCGTGTGCCGGGCGGCATCACTCGGCGGCGCTGATAGCCCTTGCGCTGGCCACCTGGGCCGGGGCGAAATGGCAGGTGAACGTGCTGCCGTGACCGGGCACGCTGCTGATCTCCATGCGTGCACGATGGCGCAGCAACACATGTTTGACGATGGCCAGGCCCAGGCCGGTGCCGCCGGTGTTGGAGTTGCGGCTCGAGTCGACGCGGTAGAAGCGTTCGGTCAGGCGCGGCAGGTGCTTGCTGTCGATGCCAATCCCGGAGTCCTGCACGCTCAGGTGCGCGCCTTGCTCGTCGCCCCACCAGCGAATGCGGATGTTGCCCTCGGCCGGAGTGTACTTGACCGCGTTGAACACCAGGTTGGAAAACGCACTGCGCAACTCCGCTTCGCTGCCCTTGAGCAGCACGCCGGCACTGGCTTGCAGCGTGATGTGCTGGTTCTTCGCGCCGGACAATTGCTGCGCGTCGCTGGTGATCGACTGCAATAGCGTGTCGATCTGCACGGGCTGGTTGTCCGACGGGTAATCGGTGGCCTCCAGTTTCGCCAGCAGCAACAAGTCATTGAGCAGCGTCTGCATGCGCCCGCCCTGTCGCTGCATTTGTTGCAAGGCGCGGCTCCAGCGCGGATTCACTTCTTCGACATTGTCGAGCAGCGTTTCCAGATAGCCGCAGATCACCGTCAGCGGTGTGCGCAGTTCGTGAGAAACGTTGGCGATGAAGTCCTTGCGCATCTGTTCCAGCTGATGGATCCGCGTGACATCGCGCACCAGCATCAAGTGTTCATTGTTGCCGTAGCGGGTCAGGTACAGCTGGATGCGCACGCGATCATTGGTCGGCGAGGGGATTTCCAGCGGTTCGGCGAAGTTGTCCTGCTCGAAGTATTCCTTGAAGCGCGGATGGCGCACCAGGTTGGTCACCGGTTGGCCGCTGTCTTGTGGGGTCTTGAGGCCGAGCAGGGTTTCCGCGGCGCGGTTCCACCATTCCAGGTTGCCGTCGCTGTCGAGCATGATGACCGCGTCTTTCAGCGCGGCGGTGGACTCCTGCACTCGGTCGATCACCGCTTGCAGACGCCCGCGTACGCGTTGGTCGCGGCGTTGCAGGTGATAAATACTGTCGAACACCTCGCCCCACAGGCCGTAACCATCGGGCGGCGCTTCGTCGGGTTGGTGCTGGCGCAGCCATTCATGCAGACGCAGCAATTGCTTGAGCGTCCAGGCCAGGTAAAGACCCAGACCTGCGGCGAGGCTCCAGCCGTAATAGCCGCTGATCAGGCCGACCACCAGGCAGGCGGTGACCAGCAACAGCATGTGGCGAATCAGAGTGCCATGCCAGTTTTGATTCACGTTCGATACGGTCCTTGTCAGCGAGTCTGGCGGGCGGATCAGGCCTTTGTAGAGAACCGATAACCGGTGCCGCGCACGGTTTGTACCAGATTTTCGTAGGCATCGCCGAGGGCCTTGCGCAGGCGGCGGATGTGCACGTCGACGGTGCGTTCTTCAACATAGACGTTGCCGCCCCAGACCTGATCGAGCAATTGGCCACGGGTGTAGGCGCGTTCCTGGTGGGTCATGAAGAATTGCAGCAGACGGTATTCGGTCGGGCCCATCTCGGCGGGTTTGCCGTCGATGGTCACGCGGTGGCTGATCGGGTCGAGCAACAGGCCGCCGACTTCGATCGGCGCTTCACCATCGGTCGGGCCGGCGCGGCGCAGCACGGCTTTGAGGCGGGCGACCAGCTCGCGCGGGGAAAACGGTTTGGTGATGTAATCGTCGGCGCCGACTTCCAGGCCCTGAATCTTGTTGTC
Proteins encoded in this window:
- the phoR gene encoding phosphate regulon sensor histidine kinase PhoR, coding for MLLLVTACLVVGLISGYYGWSLAAGLGLYLAWTLKQLLRLHEWLRQHQPDEAPPDGYGLWGEVFDSIYHLQRRDQRVRGRLQAVIDRVQESTAALKDAVIMLDSDGNLEWWNRAAETLLGLKTPQDSGQPVTNLVRHPRFKEYFEQDNFAEPLEIPSPTNDRVRIQLYLTRYGNNEHLMLVRDVTRIHQLEQMRKDFIANVSHELRTPLTVICGYLETLLDNVEEVNPRWSRALQQMQRQGGRMQTLLNDLLLLAKLEATDYPSDNQPVQIDTLLQSITSDAQQLSGAKNQHITLQASAGVLLKGSEAELRSAFSNLVFNAVKYTPAEGNIRIRWWGDEQGAHLSVQDSGIGIDSKHLPRLTERFYRVDSSRNSNTGGTGLGLAIVKHVLLRHRARMEISSVPGHGSTFTCHFAPAQVASARAISAAE
- the phoB gene encoding phosphate regulon transcriptional regulator PhoB: MVGRSILIVDDEAPIREMIAVALEMAGYDCLEAENSQQAHAIIVDRKPDLILLDWMLPGTSGIELARRLKRDELTGDIPIIMLTAKGEEDNKIQGLEVGADDYITKPFSPRELVARLKAVLRRAGPTDGEAPIEVGGLLLDPISHRVTIDGKPAEMGPTEYRLLQFFMTHQERAYTRGQLLDQVWGGNVYVEERTVDVHIRRLRKALGDAYENLVQTVRGTGYRFSTKA